The sequence below is a genomic window from Paenibacillus silvisoli.
TGCACATGAGCAAAATCCGGCTTTCCACTCGGTGCCGACCATTGGTTTATTCAATAGTTTTCGTTCTCTTCAATACCGGCTATGGGATACGGAGCGTAAGAAGCTAGTCGGATTTGCCGGGACAAATTCGCAAGAGAACCGTTAGAATAAATAATCAGAAAAGTATAAAGCAAAACAGCAGTAACCACATCCGCGATAAGGATGTGGTTACTGCTTTTCCTACGTCTATTCACATGGACAAATCCGAAGCGCTATAATAGCTCCAGGAAGAATCGGGATAAAAAGGAGAATCCGCAGCATGCTGCTCCTCACTCTAATCTGACCGTTTGCGCACCGTATGAGTAAACTTTTCCGTTAGGGCAGGTTTCTTTAGGTGCGCTTTTGTCGATGCGACGACGGCAAGGTGAGGCGACAAGACAGGATGAAGCAGATGACTTTTATCCGGAGGGTTCCTAATGAAACCTATAAATCAGAACGGCTTGCGCGTTCTTTATTTGATAATGCTCATGGAGGGCTTATCGCTGCTCGGCACTCGAATGACCTCCATGTCGATCGGCATTTGGCTCTATTATTCGACGCATCAAACAACGCCGATTTTATGGATCGCGTTATTTAACGAGCTCCCCGCAATGCTTGCCGGAAGTATGGCCGGAATCGTGATAGACCGGTTTCCGAAAAGGCTCGTGCTGCTGCTAAGCGATGCAGGGCAAGCGGTTGGCAGCGTATTGCTGGTGATGAGCTTTTTGTTCGGCTTTTTTAGTCTGCCGCTACTGCTTGCGATTGTCTTCCTTCAGGGCACATGCTCGATGTTCCAAAGTCCCGCCCTGCAAACGGTCACCGCCATGCTGACAAGCGAGGAACAGCGGGATCGGGTTAACGGCATCCGAGAAACGATCTTTCCGCTTGCGGGAATCATTGCGCCTGCGTGCATAAGCATTCTCTATGAACCGCTGGGGATCACAGGCATTGTCATCGTGGACGGCATGACGTTCCTCGCGTCGGCGATCTTCTTGCTGTCGGTGCGTTTGCCGGATGAAGCAAGGAAGAATGAGCGCAACATCGCGCAAGACGAACAAGAGGCTCCACGAGACATTTTCGCCGGTATCCGGTTTATGCTCCGGTATCGGTTGATCACTCTAGTTGTCTATATTGGCGTCGTCAATTTCCTGCTGAACGGCACGCTGGAAATGGCGGTTGCTTATGTATCCGGGTCTTCGAAGAAGGTAGGCTGGGAAATTTCGTTTGTTCTCTTATGCATGAACGCGGGCGCTTTCGCGGGCGCTTTAATCGTAGCATGGGTGGGGCGCTTCCGGGACCGAATCAAGGTCATGTCGGCAGGATATCTGGTGACGGGAATAATGTTTATCGTATTCGCAACGGTGAAGGGCCCCATCTGGCTTGGATTCTCGTTAATGCTGCTGATGCTCCCGCTGCCCGTCGGCAACGCGATGATAAGCTCTTACTTTCAATCGAAAGCGCCAACTGCTATACAAGGGAGGGTATTCGCCTTCCTCTATCAAACGAACATGACATCCTCGTCGTTATCGTTCCTGTCTTTGGGTCCGCTGGTCGACCATGTTCTGCAGCCGGCAGCCGCAAAAGGAGAGCTTCCTTGGTTGTACTCGTTCGCGGGCGATCCAGCAGTTTCAGGGATAGCCTTACTATATTCGGCTGCAGGTATTATAATAATGGCGGTTGCGTTAACGGCTTTCTTCCGTTCGAGGAAGCTTGGGTAAAATGGTGATGAAACCCGACTAAGGTCGGGTTTTTGTTCGTAACCGGAGCCGTCGCTTATCCGTATGAAGACATAGAACTTATCGAACGACATCATATAGAAGCAAGGGGAAACTCGCCTATGATAGAAAACGTACATGTTGACCCCGATAACGGTTATCGGCAGGCGGAGCTGAAAGCCGCCCGCTATTTCGATCTGCTGCACAAGCAGATCGAGGAACGGGCGCATGTGCCCGCTTTGACAAGCGCGATACAGCTGTGGAAACGAGGGCATATTCGCCGCTACTCATCATGGCGATCATTGCTGGCGTGGCCGACCAAGAGGCCGCATGCAGGAGACGGACAGCGCTATTTGCAGTGGCTGCATCGTTACGGCAAATTGGACGATTATCTGGAACGAAGCGTGTCCTATATGTACTTGAGAGACTTGGGGAAATCGTTAAGCTCGCCGGATACGCAGTCCAAAATGAAACGGACAACAGCTGATATCAAGCGCTGGCTTCAGCAGGCTGCGGCTCCGGGCGGCGGAAATACGGAGCTGCTCAGTCTGGCCGATTTGTATAGGTGGGCGCAGAAGGAGTCGGTGGAGACGACGATTATTTGGGTCATCGACAAGCTGAAGCATGTAGCCGCCCGCATCCCCGAAGGGATGAGCGCCGAGCATGCGCAGCGCAAGCTGATGAAAATTATCGTTGGCGTCGTGCTGCATGCGCTTGAAGAAATGGACGGCAAGGAATCGCCGGCGGAGCGCTCGCGGAGGATCGACGAGGCGGTTCGGTTAGGGTATTACTACGGTCTGACGTATCCGTTTATTGACGATCTGCTGGATGCGCAGGTGCTGACTGAGCATGAGAAAGCACTGTATTCACGGATGATTCGGACGACATTGGTGACGGGCGCGGTACCGGCCATAGGAGAGTGGAAGGGAACGAACCGAGTGCTGCTGCACTACGCGCAGTCGGAGCTGCAGGAAGCCTTCTCGTACATGAAACGGCATCAGCCGCCGAAGAGGCAGACTCAGTTTCTGGAGCAGGCATTTGTGTTTTTCCATGCTCAGGAATTGGATCGAGCGAAGGATTTATCCGATGCCTCTTACTCGAATGAAGAGCTGTACATCCCGATTATTTTGAAGTCCGCTTCCTCTCGGCTGCTTGCCCGGTCCGTTCTTGCGGCTCCGTACGATGAAGAGTTCGAGCAGCATACGTTCTTTTATGGCATTTACAATCAGCTGGCTGACGATTTTGCGGATATGGAGGCCGATCGCGCGAGCGGTGCGGTAACACCGTACACCTATTACGTGACCTACCGTGATCAGCGGCCGGATCTCTTGAACCCCTATGAACTGTACTGGACGGTTATCTTTCACCTCATTCACCACGTGTATAAAGGCAACGACAAAGCGCGCGAGGTGATTCTCGATCGTGCGATTAACGGGTTAAAACGTTGCAAGGAGAGAATGGGCGCGGAAAAATATGACGTGCTGATGGAGCGGTTCGCCTTCGGCAGTCCGGCTTTCCACCGGCTTATTCGGCAGATGGTGGATAAGGCGGAGAATGTAGACTTCTTCGATAAGCTTCTACGTGATCGATTGGTCAGTATGCTCCGCGATGATCACAAGCTCAAGCAGGAGTTTCAAGATACGGTGAATACGGCGCGCGAGCAGATCAACGAATCGCTGCCGATTGCCAAGACCGAAGGGCTCCTCCCGATGAAGGAGCTGCTGATCGATGCGGCTAACTACAGCCTCGCCGGAGATGGCAAGCGACTTCGCCCTATCATGACGTGGTTTATGGGCGTCCACTATTACGGGATGGCCGCATCCTCCATTGTGCCTTTGTGGAGATCGCTGGAGTACATGCACACCGCGTCGCTCATCTTCGATGATCTGCCCTCCCAGGACAACGCTTCGACGCGGAGAGGGCGGCTTGCGCTTCACGAGCTGCATAACAGCGCCACCGCAGAGCTGACCGGGCTGCTGCTCATCCAACGCTCGACGCAAGAGCAGGCATCGCTGAAGCCGTTCGATGCCGAAACGGTACTGGCCTTGATCCAATATTCGGCCCAATCGGCGGAAGAGATGTGCGCCGGGCAGGCGATGGATTTGGCATCGAAAGGGAAGACGCTGACGCTGGAGCAACTAAACGCGATCTGCTTCCACAAGACCGGTTTGGCATTCGAGGCGGCTTTGATCATGCCTGCGATTCTCGCCCGGGCAAGCGAGCAGGAAATCAAGGTGCTCAAAAATTACGCTTACCATGCGGGCATTGCGTTTCAGATCAAGGATGACCTGCTGGATCTGGAAGGCGAGGCACAGCTGCTCGGCAAGCCTGTCATGCAGGACGCCGCGAACAACACGTCAACCTTCGTCACGGTGCTCGGTCAAGAGGACGCGCGAAAACAGATGTGGTCGCACTACTGTCTCGCCATGGAAGCGCTCGGCCAGCTGCCGCGCCGCTGCGATTTTCTGAGGCTGGTCTTGGATTATATGATTAACAGAGAGCGGTAAAATTCATAACGATAGAGCAGCTGTTGCAGAAGAACTGCAGCGGCTGCTTTTTTTCTAGTTAATACTTTGTCCCTTTCCGAATAGGTATAGACATGTACCT
It includes:
- a CDS encoding MFS transporter produces the protein MKPINQNGLRVLYLIMLMEGLSLLGTRMTSMSIGIWLYYSTHQTTPILWIALFNELPAMLAGSMAGIVIDRFPKRLVLLLSDAGQAVGSVLLVMSFLFGFFSLPLLLAIVFLQGTCSMFQSPALQTVTAMLTSEEQRDRVNGIRETIFPLAGIIAPACISILYEPLGITGIVIVDGMTFLASAIFLLSVRLPDEARKNERNIAQDEQEAPRDIFAGIRFMLRYRLITLVVYIGVVNFLLNGTLEMAVAYVSGSSKKVGWEISFVLLCMNAGAFAGALIVAWVGRFRDRIKVMSAGYLVTGIMFIVFATVKGPIWLGFSLMLLMLPLPVGNAMISSYFQSKAPTAIQGRVFAFLYQTNMTSSSLSFLSLGPLVDHVLQPAAAKGELPWLYSFAGDPAVSGIALLYSAAGIIIMAVALTAFFRSRKLG
- a CDS encoding polyprenyl synthetase family protein — its product is MIENVHVDPDNGYRQAELKAARYFDLLHKQIEERAHVPALTSAIQLWKRGHIRRYSSWRSLLAWPTKRPHAGDGQRYLQWLHRYGKLDDYLERSVSYMYLRDLGKSLSSPDTQSKMKRTTADIKRWLQQAAAPGGGNTELLSLADLYRWAQKESVETTIIWVIDKLKHVAARIPEGMSAEHAQRKLMKIIVGVVLHALEEMDGKESPAERSRRIDEAVRLGYYYGLTYPFIDDLLDAQVLTEHEKALYSRMIRTTLVTGAVPAIGEWKGTNRVLLHYAQSELQEAFSYMKRHQPPKRQTQFLEQAFVFFHAQELDRAKDLSDASYSNEELYIPIILKSASSRLLARSVLAAPYDEEFEQHTFFYGIYNQLADDFADMEADRASGAVTPYTYYVTYRDQRPDLLNPYELYWTVIFHLIHHVYKGNDKAREVILDRAINGLKRCKERMGAEKYDVLMERFAFGSPAFHRLIRQMVDKAENVDFFDKLLRDRLVSMLRDDHKLKQEFQDTVNTAREQINESLPIAKTEGLLPMKELLIDAANYSLAGDGKRLRPIMTWFMGVHYYGMAASSIVPLWRSLEYMHTASLIFDDLPSQDNASTRRGRLALHELHNSATAELTGLLLIQRSTQEQASLKPFDAETVLALIQYSAQSAEEMCAGQAMDLASKGKTLTLEQLNAICFHKTGLAFEAALIMPAILARASEQEIKVLKNYAYHAGIAFQIKDDLLDLEGEAQLLGKPVMQDAANNTSTFVTVLGQEDARKQMWSHYCLAMEALGQLPRRCDFLRLVLDYMINRER